A region of the Candidatus Cloacimonas sp. genome:
GACCTCCTGGTCAATCCCTTCTTGTGCTTGGACGACGAGGACATCGTCCTTCCGAATAGAAAAGCCCCTTAGGGCGACACAAAAATAGCGATGGTGGCGTAAGCCCCTCGGGAAATGCAAGCTACAATATCTTTTCATCCTTTTTCCCCTTTCCTGAAAGCCCCTTAGGGCGACACAAAAATAGCGACGGTGGCGTAAGCCCCTCGGGAAAAAATGTTATTCAATTAAACTGATTGCTTTTCCTTCAGCGTTCACTTCAATTTCAGCAATTTGCTTGTAAGCGTTATCCCTCCTGTTTCTATACGGCAAAAATAAATACCGTTCCCAACCTGACGACCCGCAATATCTGTTCCGTTCCACTCCAGTTCATAATTTCCGGCTTTTTTATTTTCTTTCTGCAAGGTTGTAACCTTTTGCCCCTTAAGATTATAGATGGACAGAGTTATTTCTCCGCTTTCCGGCAGGGTAAACTTTATTTTCGTTTTAGCAGAAAAGGGATTGGGATAGCTGGAAAGTGCAATATTTGGTGCTGGAATAACCGGATCATCACAATCAACAATAGGATTTGGCTTTTGCAAAAGCAGTTCTATTGCGGCAGCACCGGCAATTCCTCTACCTAAAGCATCAGTCCAAATCCGGTTTGGTTCAGAAAGCCAGCTGTGACCACAAGCAGCATTTTGGTCAAAGGCAATATTCTGATATTCAAACAGGTTCAAGATCACTGCAATTTGTCCTGAAATATGCGTGGTATCAGTAACCGGATAAATATAATTCGGATCGTAGGTAGCATTAAAGATATAACCTAAATCCAGCAAAACCTGATCGGTTATAGTGTTTGGGGTAAAACGATTGATTTGTGCAGTTACCAATCCCGGAATTTCAGGTTCACCCCAGGAATCGGGAGAAAACCTGAACCGAAGTCCTTTCACAATGTATTCCTGAGTTCCCAAATCCATATCTATGGCTACTGTCACCGGAATTGCCCCTCTTCCATATTCAAACCAAATTGGAGAAGAAGAAAGCCAGGAAAACCAGTTTTGCATATTTGGATCAATTATTCGGTAATAGATATTCAGGTTTGTAGTTAATTCCGAAGAGGATACAGCCGTAATTCCAATATTATGAACTCCGGGGGTTAATAAGGAACTATTAATAATACCGGTAAAGGGCTCGCTATTTGCCGTGTAAACCAAACTTCCATTTAAAGAATATTCCACTCTTAATAAAGCATTGGCAGGATCGGTAAGCTGAGGTTCTATTTCAATTGTTGCCAAGGGCAGCATAGAACCGCTGGCAGGAGTTATGGAACTAATTACAGGAGCCATTGTAGCAGCAGGAGAAGAAATTGTGAAACTGATGGTCTCCCCTGTTTCAGTTATATTATTGATGTTCACGGGAAAAATAGTTCCGTCATTGAGAAAGGGCTGCGGATTGGTATATACATTGAAAGCAGTTCTATAGCTATCAGCACTGAAAGTTGCTTCGGCAACTAATCCGTTATTAGTAACCGTTCCGTTGGGTCGGTAAACATAAATTTCATCGGGAGGTCCATCAGCATTGCCATCATACTCTTGATCAACTCTATAAATCAATAGCCCCGAACCAGGTAATTTATCTTCAAAAATATCACTGCTTTTCTTCCTGTATTCAAAAAATAGATACTGATTGGCATAACCGGCAATAGGATATTTAAAAACATTATTAGTATTGGAAGTTACGGGATTTAAGGTATAAGTATTACCAATTTGAATTTCGGGAACAGCGGAAATCCATTCGCCATATTGATATTTCATATACATTAAAGGATGCGCATCTCCACTTTCCATAATATCCCAACAACCGACAGGCGTTATACCGTTAAAAGTGTAATGATATAAATCTGGTGCCCCGGCACTGTGGAACATTTCATGGCAAAGAGTGCATACATCATTCTGGTCTTCAGGTTGAAAAGTAAAATCCCAAACCCTTTTTCCGTTAATATATGTATGATAAGTATATAAACCCCAACGGTGTGCCCAAAGAAGATCAGACCAGGCAGAATGAGGTCCCCTGATGATAAAACACACATTATCCACATAATTATCGTTATCGGCATCAATATTTAAAGAGGTGGGAACCTGGGAAGAAATAGCATATATTGCATCGTTAAGAAGGGTGTGTTCCCGTTCTGTTCTATCATATTCATCCCAATAGCCATTAGTATTTGTAACCGCATTATAGGGAAGAAAATAACTACGGGGATGGCTATCCTGATAGGATAAATTTATATCATCCGCACAAACCGGATAGTGATATGTCATATAATGCAATTGATTGTAACTAACTTTCTGAAAATAGCTCCGTAAGCTGACTGCATTATCTCCAACCTCATTAAAACGAGCATTATATACAGAGCGGGGAATTTCAAATTCGGTCTGATCGCTAAACCGAATGTAAACACATAAGTTATTTACAGAGCCGGTATTAGGTCCGCGTTCATTGCTTCTTTTATGCGTCTTCATAAAGTCAATTTTTCTCTGCCTTGCTTCCCGGGATATATCAATATTGGGCGCTAAACCTATTTCTTCAGGGTTTACTGTCCCATAACGATACACCGAAGGAACCGGTTCAACCTGATTTACGGTTGCATAATAGTAATAGCCGTCAACGGAACTTTGAATAACAGTAAAACCTTTCGCATCATGTAAACGATTGGTATATTCATCACCACTGGCAAACAGATTTAAAACTGAACCATCAGGTTGAGTTACAGCTGAGGGAAGATTCCAAAAAGGAGCTCCGCAACATAAAAGGGGAAATAAACTTACTACGACGACAAGATATTTCTTCATTTCTATCTCCTGATACAAAATAAAGCAATATTCATACCTGTTCCAGGAAAAAGACAAAAGGGCATAAAGGCAGTTGAAGAAAAACGGTTCGGTATATTCCTATTTTACCGGCTTAAACTGCTAACTCAAAACCCAGCTTGCCCTTGGTAAATAGAAGCAATATCAATCCTGAAAAGAACCCGATATTTTTCCAATAACCCTCCGATATAAATCCCGTATCGTTCCCATATCACGATACGGGAATGATACCGGAATCTCATCTCCCGCATAACGCAAAAAAAAGGGAACTGCTACGCTTTTTGTTTTAACTCACAATTTTGAAATGAGGAGAACAGTAATAATCGGGTTGCCAATGTTTGTAATTCGTGGTTTGTGGTTACAGAGAGGGCTGTGGCAAAATTGTAAGTCAAAACAAACATAAAAAACGCCCTCACTGCCAAAATAACCCGTAGGTAAGGTATAAGTTATTTCGGCAGTGACGACTCTTAACTTAAGGGATGAACAAAATCCTCCC
Encoded here:
- a CDS encoding M6 family metalloprotease domain-containing protein, translated to MKKYLVVVVSLFPLLCCGAPFWNLPSAVTQPDGSVLNLFASGDEYTNRLHDAKGFTVIQSSVDGYYYYATVNQVEPVPSVYRYGTVNPEEIGLAPNIDISREARQRKIDFMKTHKRSNERGPNTGSVNNLCVYIRFSDQTEFEIPRSVYNARFNEVGDNAVSLRSYFQKVSYNQLHYMTYHYPVCADDINLSYQDSHPRSYFLPYNAVTNTNGYWDEYDRTEREHTLLNDAIYAISSQVPTSLNIDADNDNYVDNVCFIIRGPHSAWSDLLWAHRWGLYTYHTYINGKRVWDFTFQPEDQNDVCTLCHEMFHSAGAPDLYHYTFNGITPVGCWDIMESGDAHPLMYMKYQYGEWISAVPEIQIGNTYTLNPVTSNTNNVFKYPIAGYANQYLFFEYRKKSSDIFEDKLPGSGLLIYRVDQEYDGNADGPPDEIYVYRPNGTVTNNGLVAEATFSADSYRTAFNVYTNPQPFLNDGTIFPVNINNITETGETISFTISSPAATMAPVISSITPASGSMLPLATIEIEPQLTDPANALLRVEYSLNGSLVYTANSEPFTGIINSSLLTPGVHNIGITAVSSSELTTNLNIYYRIIDPNMQNWFSWLSSSPIWFEYGRGAIPVTVAIDMDLGTQEYIVKGLRFRFSPDSWGEPEIPGLVTAQINRFTPNTITDQVLLDLGYIFNATYDPNYIYPVTDTTHISGQIAVILNLFEYQNIAFDQNAACGHSWLSEPNRIWTDALGRGIAGAAAIELLLQKPNPIVDCDDPVIPAPNIALSSYPNPFSAKTKIKFTLPESGEITLSIYNLKGQKVTTLQKENKKAGNYELEWNGTDIAGRQVGNGIYFCRIETGGITLTSKLLKLK